The genomic region ATTAAGGCCCATTAGCAGAATTTTGCATGGATGGTTTTTTGTTGAGTAGCCTATGAACATTTCAAGTTTAAATATTGCAAATCAGCTGATTTTAAGCTAGCACCCCCAGAAGGCCACATGCATTACAATGTGTGGGAGAAGTTGTGAACATTAGGCCTATACGATTATGACTTAACGCAAAAGGAGCTCTAATAATACATCATCTTATGCTGATAATTATCTTCAGGCACAATCACCAGACAAAGGCTAGGCCAAATTTGGtcaagagtaaaaaaaaacaggataaGTAATCATTTTGAGTGTACgtttggagagaggagagttggTGTTTTTATGCCTTATAGGAACAGGTCTATATCTATACTTAATTGCTTAATTGTTCAAATTAAATGTTAAATTACCTTTCTTTGGGGATTTTCTATCATTTTGCAATGTATGGCATTTAGTTTGGTTGAGCATGTTTTCAAAAACCATTATAGCCTACTTATTCTATATgctaatgaatgaatgtgttctATGACCTCTGTTAAACAATATTGTACAGAAAAGACTGCACTGCTTTGACAACTTGATAGCTCTGGTTCCAAATGTGAAGAGTGAATTTAAGGTCACTTCTTGAAATCATCAATGCTAAAATGGTGTGGCCTTAAAAATTAGTAGATCTACCAAGCAATTATTTTgtgcttacagttttttctgaatgcttaaacacaaccgtgattcttatagcacaatttctaaaactaatgctttgcattcagtgtgcaattttgtaacacacactttgcacaactgtaggcacaattcactgcacagcactctttttgcggaactgtaaacacaactcattctttacactcaatttccaaatgatcaacacactcctcgCAAATCTATACAgatgtatggctattatttacactattttgccaactctctggcacactttctcatgtgaaaactgttttagataattagttcactttgcaatcagcctacatgtaagcactataaataagccacaggtaatgtacaatgggtaccatggagggagcaggaagagtgagaagagtaagaattagaggaggctgaagaataggacgtggaggtgaagaagtaggaggaagaggaggaggaagaggatgcggaggtgaagaagcaagtgggagaggatgacaaggacaaggaggtgaagttagaggaagaggacaagaaagagcaagaggaggaagaggagggggaagaagagtaagaaatagcccttttacaggcaaaaaaatcagtctacatgtggggatattgtcatgtcaggcctggatacggcattccagaatatattttccccggtgcTTTGGACTAGGACAtcgcatgtgatgtagacgaaattttgagagagacgacccgatatagactgatttgttttgtctcagtgaaattgctattttgtgttttgacttggaaaaacacacttgtgtgttttgatgtgtttaAATAAAtaccaatacttgaagtttgaatccctgtatgtttacagaactatgacaaaagtatgacctcaaactgacatagtcctCCTTGTGCAcaaagaaagcaaaagccagatgtgttttttattcataccatcagtgtgtagttggcacattgtgtgcttactattgtgatggcttgtgtttactgttagatacaaaaacaccatttttacgaagatgtggagagttaagcaaggtgtgttagcttttgcaagagaactacaatgttttgctgattgggcgaaaggttttcctattagttttgcaaaaaaagccatagttacaaaaaatgtgcttaagcaatcagaaaaaaatgtAATATGTAGCATCTGAGTTGTAGAGGTGGCTACATGTGGTTAAGGGCAGTTTGTTAACACCTTACACCACATTCACCACATATGGAGAAAACTTAATAGTTTAGACTAGGTTTGTGAGAAGATCACTGAACTACAGAATACTTTGGATCACTAAAAACAACAGATTACAATGCTGATAGTTAAAGATTAGAGGATACATTTCTCTATATCTCTATTGTACTATGCCTGTCCTCTGAACAATGCTATGGATAATTTTTGAATCTTGAGCTACAGTATAGAATGTTGCTTTTGCTTTTTACACACTCTACAAAACATACCTCCCATTTTAATTATAGAGTCCACAAAAGAGCTACAGAAACATTTACTTGACACCTGCAATGGCTCACCTGTAAACTTAGCATTTCGTCCAGGTGCCTCTGGGTTATAGTGTTTGTACACATTACCGACCAGAGCCATTATCACCACAGGATAAATTGTGACGATGTATCGCACATGTCGGTCAATCACAAAATTCTCCACAATAAACCTACACACAGGATAGAAAATAATTCACTAATTAGAGGTAGATTTTCTCATCACGCCGGCACACAgcaaggaaataaaaaaataaccaaGACTAAAATTGTCATAAGTGATAAGAGATGTAAGGCTTACCACCCAAGGACCTCAATCAgaagaagacaaagagagactgTGGCCGCATCTGTCTTTGACACTCCAGAGACATCCAGCACAATTGTCAAATTAATGAGTGTGGCGATAGTCGTCCATGTAGTGTAAACAGCAATGCCATTCTGGACCTTTGGGAACACATAATAAACATGCTAACCCAAATAACAAAGACAGATTACTCAAAATGAAAAGGAAAGGAACTTCCAACTACAAAAACAACCCTCCTAACCATGTGAACTcaacaaatatataaataaataggctaaaataaaataaattatataaaaatgtgaaaacaaaaatgCTTGATTGATAGCAAAAGCACCCTAACATAAGACAATGTCGTTACACATACAAGTACTCTGATGCACCAGAGGTCTTTGGGGTGATCCTGACTGAGCCAGCTGCCATGCGCACTGAGGCCACGACAGGAGAAGAATATCATCAGGTAGTTGGAGAAGGCAATCAGCGCTAGGACTATCAGTGCAGGGCTCATCTGCCTGTGGGCATGAAGATGCATTGAGATTTGATCCATTTGCACAAGTCAAAATACTATTATTCTGAAAGATATGACAAACAAATTAATTGGACTATCACAAAACTGTCTAGAGCAGTGGgatatactacgaagcacgttagacatatctaggctatgtagacatatcgaggcttcacaaagccttgactcaggggtatacgttaagtgatactatgatagcagttatgtgatatatttgtcaaactaggctttcagctcagatctgtgtgcgttctcggtgttgggatgacgtttGCCAATCatgaaacgtggagacgcacaagaccgcctctatttaaaaacaattacttccgcattcatgagtgatagcttaatctacactgcggtcattttttgtgtataacctataacatcaaataaatcaattgtcatcagttgttgtatggtatgcacgtccatagtgggatatttgcacgcagagcactattaaagcgcatttgagatccaaaatgttagtagaggcggagctccacctgtaagatatatgacagaatcctacacgtgagataactttgtttttaagacaattgattggtcagtgggcggtagattacacgatttgagcaataacttagcacataacctcctcccgaccaggtttggtaccaacataccatggtgatatagcgacactaaaacagatccacttttgtgtcacagcatagcctggctttgagcgcaacatacctcgctcacccactaatcgagattcgtagtataccccacagctGTCAAAAATCCTGGTCTAAGCTAGAAAAGTAAACAATGCTTCAATGTCACTTTACTCTCTGTCCCATAGGAATAGCCAGGTGATGTTTAGACTCATATTAATGATCCAGGTGAGGAAGAATCCACTGGGAAGAACTGCTGGGCTGCAGTACATCCAACCACTGGAGTCCCTGCACATAGCACAAAGTCACACACATAAGGCTACGAGATCTAGAGCAGGGTGATAACGAtgagcatctctgtgtgtgtggccctacCTTCTGCAAAGCCAGGTGAGGATATAGATAAGCATTATTAAGAGCCAGGTATATATAAGGCCCCAAATGGAGAAAGTCCATCCCGCAGGAGTGATTTCAGTCTCGTAGTTACCAGACACATCTCCTGTACTATTCCAGAATGGACCTATAATAATGTACATAACGTAAATGTTGATGACCCACGTGAACAGAGGCTGCTGAAACAAGTGTTGCCAGTAGGGTTGCCAcatttgatttgtgaaaatccaGGGACAAtcattgccccccccccccaagctataaggctaatccataaaacattaacaataTGCATAATATTGAGTTGTAGTTGAGccattctgtgtcaaatcagaaaaaatccaggaaaatggttgcagCACCGACTCCGATTTTCCTCAAAGTTTATCTACACAATGTTTAGGTTCCATAACTaaaacctgtaaaatatttttatttttgttaaattCTATTGTTTTCATAGTCTTTTTGCCCTTGGATTGTCACTCTCTAAGAGGCCTtatcttggaggccatgttAAAAAGTATTATTCCTAGCTTGACCAAACTTTGTAgaatggaagacaaacatgttcacaGTACGATTCAATCATTAAAAGTTGGTGCCACAGTGTCATTGGTTTTATAGAAGTCCCTAGTTTAAGAAAAAAATCTGCAAAAAATCTGCTTTGTAAAAGGAGCAAAATGCTATATTGTTTTTCACCTGAGGGGGCGCTAAAATCTATTGTGTGTAATAAAATTAAATctacaatgcttacattttcttaacagacaagctctacctcccaacaaaactatggattgtttttgtagtatttacaaatgttaacacacaacatcccacaatagcaaacaatattccaaaccttagatataaaaacctctgcttctgctctgCTACAAAATGGTTTTATCCCAGGTGCATCGCCTTGGATAATATCAGatgtgatgttgatgaaaacatgtggcctaactctgaagatcgcagagattagatacagtaattttgtgtttctttttacagtacccccccccccttttttttatctgggctttttgctgttgttttttgttcagaatgctcttgtgtgtttcatggatatttagttctgtaagcaatactgtaaaactttttctgttctatcatactgtaaacagtatttctactgtacctcctgtagtaaacagtaaagagaaaaaaactgatttgttttttactggaatgcttttgaatgtgaacattacatgtggccatacagttcccaaccaagaaatttagtgtaaaaactgtggatagcatgttttgcatgcaaatacctgtaaaactaaaacataaaagtatatgcagtttttgtaatgtcaacaatagccagtattttgaaacctggtgtaggcctactttgattgactgcatataccttgtgaagtgaaaacaggtgttattctttgacagaataatttcattttgagtcagaattccagtgttttggtaaagttagtgtgtgcagagaaagatgtgttctgttttgaaatgaagagttagtatatatttaacaacatgagtttttgagaagaaaattatcaatttggccaattgtgttttgtaggtgtgagtctgtgttaagagtttagaaaaactatctgaagtatgggtaagtgCTTGtatagcgattgaaaaaaaactgtaatgcccATGGCACGTGTTTTTCAAGATGCAAAAATGAAAGCATTTCAAGGTCTGAAAAAGATGTGAAGACAGAAGATTTGCGCAGACATTTCACAGTCCTTGGTTTTAGGACCCATTGATGAAACAAGGTTTGAACaatctgagacggtgcagcaacaaccttatctgatttaaCACGGAATGACTCAGTTataagtttcttatattaaaaaggagtaaatgtcaacaatgacaagccagctggaacctaccagcctctctcattctctctctctggtgcgcACTCAAGATGCGTTCCCATTTAGATGCCCAAATATCATCTAAATGGgtctaatgtttaatgtgaaataaaataagtaggcctagcctaaaaggcaacattcgaaatgaggagaaataaggcaagataagagtagcctaattggggagaaaaactgagtagccttggctatttttaagatcttaacgtgaacttaaaatacaatttgagctgagacaaggatggatattccacagctggttccttgagcccattaatcagcaagtttaatttattttgtttagttttttatgttgacccgaaatcctggaaacccaggaatatcacgttgtgggcagtgaatgcatgtaggcttaactagattgtggtggatcaatcatattgccttcttaaatcgtaaaatattctgtggtcccagttcactgttgaatgggcctagcctaccctatgcttgctcaaaatatatgctttgtctagtagaggtgttTCAAATTGGCGCTTAAAATCACctgggcaattccgcgcaaaactgtcacatccatatttagttggcgttgcgtgacagttttgcgtggtattgcccccgtatcgttatataaagctctgttctcgctgtctagctttctcctctttgagcaatcgatgatttgaaaataacttaggcctacttatcgttaacttagatatccatctgattgtttctcgtcccgtctcctctcctcgctcgtttcaggctatcagtctcttctccatagtaggcctatgctactttactcactgactcgactttatcagaattcacagatttcactggctgagtagcctAGCAGCAAACAAAATTATGGTTTCTGAAGcccctgaagtaaatgctgttatcctaaccaacgaaacatttagcgcagctttgaaatcttacgtgaaaatctaaattaggctaggtctgggtccggataggatcacgtcacggtccggactcggaccgcggtccgccatttggtgatggctggaatagaccctttcatttGAAACTAGAAGAAAGTATAGGCCTAATCAGAAATTCATTTTCACCAAAACCGGGCACAATATTATTAATTATCCGTCactcaaaaaagagaaaaatccCATAAAATCAGGTACATGTGGCAACTAGTTTCTAGGCTGAAAATGTCAAAACCAAATAATTTGCGCATTTGGTGCGACCAGTCCTTACCTTTCCCAGGACCTGCCAGACCGTTAAATGCCAAAGCTGCGACGTAAACTACAACAGACAGTAGGATAATCGCCACACGAGATGGACTGTGGTCTCCCATAATAATAGCAAAACAAATCGTGTGTTTGGAAAAGTAGTGAAAGATCCCAACGTAATAGGCTACCACTCGTTCATGGGCTACTTTTAGTCACCTTTTGTGTTCGTAATAATATTTGCAAGTTTGATGGACTAGGCGTAGTTTTCTATCCATGAGCTCATGCTGTTATACAAACGTGAAACGTACGAAAGTGAAGTTTCCTGTTTTGACATGTACTGTTTTTGTTTCACAACTACCATAATCTTCGGAGTAAATGTGCATCCAAAAACAATAGCCCTCTTGCCATTTAGTGCACTGCAAGCCCTAGCTCACACCTCCACCTACTGTAGATAATAAGAAACACAACCAGAAAGGCATCTTCTATAGGCTTCTGTTTTCTGAGCATGAAAACTCTTGTCTCGGCTCAGACCGAGTCAACATAATCGGAATAGGTTGTTTTcatgtgaaaaagaaaaggataTTGGTGGAACAATTTTTTGGCAGTGAATAaaaataaagctgattctgattggGGGTGATTGGAAATAGCAGGTGGTTCTTTGGGGATGTTTTAGAATGTTATTTAAACACGAATTTAGTGATTGCTGATACACTTGGGAATGCCtatttattacagtttttttctgaatgcttaaacacaaccgtgattcttatagcacaatttctaaaactattaatacttatagcaaaaccactcactgagttcgcaaaactaaaagcacaaacactgctttgcactcagtttgcaattttgtaacacacactttgcacaactgtaggcacaaatcaatgcacagcactctttttgcggaattgtaaacacaactcactgctttacactcaatttccaaatgatcaacacactcctggctagcgaagcggtcatatagggattgtcaaagttttttattttttattttttccgtcatctacttcctgaatttttggtcaacgatacctgggacaccgaaacaccagggcacatgaaatttggtgggtatgtagccccactagactccccctccgcgctgggcccccgaaacccaaaaaatgcagtttttcctaaataactacctgaaccatggcactgaggatgaagaattttttatggtatgttggtctcaagggcccacatcaacctggcccataatcactgatttgtgatttgcaccccccccccccccccccgataaaaaatgaaaatgcaatatcattctgctttaatcgcccctatcttcagttaagatgttcaaaactgcaccaaattttatgtgtatgattaacctggcattctctggggctatgccaagtttcgtagaatttcatccatggggggggtctaaaaaaatgtaggttatgtgtacatttagtgactgtacactcattggcctgtagatggcggtgtacacacacacacacacacatatacacatgcacacacacaggcacgcacatactatcggtatcggcaattagaacggccgatacataattacaaattcagtaggattaaaggaaaaccaaatattcatcattataatcatcatggctgcatttccaatattggcgatacgtagtcgtttgtccactagatagCGCAtcattgcagtgagacgtaattttgttggaagttaaaagtgggttggaaaaacaatggacgcttcctacaaggactagtttaccgcagagaacgtctaataaggataggacgattttcacatgaaatgtaattcccatttcttcttgaagccgaaataaatctgagaatgtttatcggacatgcttggttttgcaggtacgttaatcttataatatcaataaggacctaggtaggcacaataatgttaccgttagcattggttgagtgatggaggccaatttgattgcatttacagaaaactataaatgtggt from Alosa alosa isolate M-15738 ecotype Scorff River chromosome 1, AALO_Geno_1.1, whole genome shotgun sequence harbors:
- the si:dkey-29d8.3 gene encoding uncharacterized protein si:dkey-29d8.3, which produces MGDHSPSRVAIILLSVVVYVAALAFNGLAGPGKGPFWNSTGDVSGNYETEITPAGWTFSIWGLIYTWLLIMLIYILTWLCRRDSSGWMYCSPAVLPSGFFLTWIINMSLNITWLFLWDREQMSPALIVLALIAFSNYLMIFFSCRGLSAHGSWLSQDHPKDLWCIRVLVQNGIAVYTTWTTIATLINLTIVLDVSGVSKTDAATVSLCLLLIEVLGWFIVENFVIDRHVRYIVTIYPVVIMALVGNVYKHYNPEAPGRNAKFTVVLLVLACLLFVFRVIMVIWKNRMQPLYQGSSGN